From Dehalococcoidia bacterium, a single genomic window includes:
- a CDS encoding class I SAM-dependent methyltransferase has product MVDRGFLGTMPLATERDSDAYLDFVEGIRVFNAAQVGPVFQQKGTEAIEEYRAKTGKPVTTLAEVKQIVEHEPVVATRNRVWRWSQEGIWNGAREAYKGREAELLAELDRYDKMGPGSVQWDPNFQYPEYFAKVDFHIQPGGYYADPLAGYIYHYGTKVFFTGRNNNDDVQRGLCQLLPTPADGQVRRILDLACSVGQFTTAFKERFPQAEVWGIDASAPMVRYAHKRAVDMGLEVHFAQRLAENTGFPDNYFDIINAFILFHEVPGDIAERIVAEAARMLRPGGIFCVEDFANRKLGEVAPMAEYSGFIDSTYNGEPYAPAFVHSDFTGLLKKYFREVNPNYTDKSWLPIRVAVK; this is encoded by the coding sequence ATGGTCGACCGCGGTTTCCTCGGAACGATGCCGCTCGCCACGGAGCGAGACAGCGACGCGTATCTCGACTTTGTTGAAGGCATCCGAGTTTTCAACGCGGCGCAGGTCGGTCCGGTCTTCCAGCAGAAGGGGACCGAAGCGATCGAAGAGTATCGGGCGAAGACCGGCAAGCCCGTCACCACCCTTGCTGAGGTGAAGCAGATCGTCGAGCACGAGCCGGTGGTGGCGACCCGCAACCGGGTGTGGCGGTGGAGCCAAGAAGGCATTTGGAACGGCGCCCGCGAAGCGTATAAGGGGCGGGAAGCGGAGCTGCTGGCGGAGCTGGACCGCTACGACAAGATGGGGCCCGGCTCGGTGCAGTGGGACCCGAACTTCCAGTATCCGGAGTACTTCGCGAAGGTCGATTTCCACATCCAGCCGGGCGGCTACTACGCTGACCCGCTCGCCGGCTACATCTACCACTACGGCACGAAGGTGTTCTTCACCGGCCGCAACAACAACGATGATGTCCAGCGCGGGCTGTGCCAGCTACTGCCGACGCCGGCCGATGGGCAGGTGCGGCGCATCCTTGACCTTGCCTGCTCGGTGGGGCAGTTTACGACGGCGTTCAAGGAGCGCTTCCCGCAGGCCGAGGTCTGGGGGATCGATGCCAGCGCGCCGATGGTGCGCTATGCCCACAAGCGGGCGGTGGACATGGGGCTGGAGGTGCACTTCGCCCAGCGCCTTGCGGAGAACACGGGCTTTCCGGACAACTACTTCGACATCATCAACGCCTTCATTCTGTTCCATGAGGTGCCGGGAGACATCGCCGAGCGGATTGTGGCGGAGGCGGCGCGGATGCTGCGGCCGGGCGGCATCTTCTGCGTTGAGGATTTCGCGAACCGGAAGCTTGGCGAAGTGGCGCCGATGGCGGAGTACTCGGGGTTCATTGACAGCACGTACAATGGGGAGCCGTACGCGCCGGCGTTTGTGCATTCGGACTTCACGGGGCTGCTGAAGAAGTATTTCCGTGAGGTGAACCCGAACTACACGGACAAGTCGTGGCTGCCGATTCGGGTGGCGGTGAAGTAA
- a CDS encoding class I SAM-dependent methyltransferase → MVDRGHLGTMPLGAERDDDSYLDFVEGVRIFTQAQISPIVAQKSNEAVAAYEARTGEKVTTIEKLREVLDPVPVVATRNRLARSSQEMMWQKVIETYRKREPELLRELEIADRSGPGTVEYDPNFQLPDYFTKVEFHIQPGNYHADPLAGYIYHYGTKVFFTGRNNNDDVQRSAVMSSPLPKDGVVRRILDQACSIGQSTTAWKERFPQAEVWGIDAGAPMVRYAHKRAVDMGLEVHFAQRLAEDCKFPDNYFDIVYAFIMYHEVPQHIMKAIIRETHRVLRPGGVYIIVDFPTRGPNGRASNPASDYFRDFDTHDNGEPYASDFVYSDFHGELRKVFSEVIENYEGAKTFLPMRVCYK, encoded by the coding sequence ATGGTCGATCGCGGACATCTCGGAACCATGCCGCTCGGCGCAGAGCGGGATGACGACTCCTATCTCGATTTTGTTGAAGGCGTGCGCATTTTCACCCAAGCTCAGATCTCGCCGATCGTGGCCCAGAAATCGAATGAGGCGGTTGCGGCTTACGAGGCGCGAACCGGCGAAAAAGTAACCACTATTGAGAAGCTTCGCGAAGTGCTCGACCCGGTGCCGGTGGTCGCGACGCGAAATCGTCTCGCCCGCTCCAGCCAAGAGATGATGTGGCAGAAGGTGATCGAGACGTACCGCAAGCGCGAGCCCGAACTGCTGCGCGAACTCGAGATCGCTGACCGATCGGGCCCGGGCACGGTTGAGTACGACCCCAACTTCCAGCTGCCCGACTACTTCACCAAGGTTGAGTTTCACATTCAGCCGGGGAACTACCACGCTGACCCGCTTGCCGGCTACATCTACCACTACGGCACGAAGGTGTTCTTCACCGGCCGCAACAACAACGATGATGTCCAGCGTTCGGCGGTGATGTCGTCGCCGCTTCCGAAGGACGGCGTCGTGCGGCGCATTCTTGACCAAGCCTGCTCGATCGGCCAGAGCACGACGGCTTGGAAGGAGCGCTTCCCGCAGGCGGAGGTGTGGGGCATCGATGCTGGCGCGCCGATGGTGCGCTATGCCCACAAGCGGGCGGTCGATATGGGGCTGGAGGTGCACTTCGCCCAGCGCCTCGCAGAGGACTGCAAGTTCCCCGACAACTACTTTGACATCGTCTACGCCTTCATCATGTATCACGAAGTGCCGCAGCACATCATGAAGGCGATCATCCGCGAGACCCACCGCGTCCTCCGGCCGGGCGGCGTCTACATCATCGTCGACTTCCCGACCCGCGGTCCGAACGGCAGGGCGAGCAATCCGGCATCAGACTACTTCCGCGATTTCGACACCCACGACAACGGCGAGCCGTATGCGAGCGACTTCGTCTACTCCGATTTCCACGGCGAGCTG